One genomic region from Drosophila busckii strain San Diego stock center, stock number 13000-0081.31 chromosome 3R, ASM1175060v1, whole genome shotgun sequence encodes:
- the LOC108604563 gene encoding alpha-mannosidase 2 — MLRIRRRFALIICCGCLIIFLSLYIILNFAAPAANSKKPTFSGFEQKLQQLKDGLQERGQKVRNMREGIAKRLAKDKAQLNRNQLIEIDNGVCMDVHQVPEVDVQMLQLYDQMSFADVDGGVWKQGWNIKYDPLQYNNHHRLHVFVVPHSHNDPGWIQTFEDYYNTETKHILSNALRHLTENPDMKFIWAEISYFARFYEDLGEHKKQQMKLIVKKGQLEFVTGGWVMPDEANSHWRNVLLQLTEGQTWLKQHLNVTPISSWSIDPFGHSPSLPYILQKSGFQNLLIQRTHYAVKKELALQRQLEFHWRQLWDIRGSTSLFTHMMPFYSYDIPHTCGPDPKVCCQFDFKRMNGYGLNCPWRVPPRPIDDNNVNAMSELLVDQWKKKAELYRTNVLLVPLGDDFRYKQNTEWDVQRVNYEKLFEHINAHSKFNVEAQFGTLQQYFDAVHRAADIQFPTLSGDFFTYADRADNYWSGYYTSRPYHKRMDRVLMHYVRAAEMLHAWPTWDTSFSRRLEQARQDLSLFQHHDGITGTAKTHVVQDYERRMVEALKACQFVMQQAVYKLLTKPTLYSPDYNFHYFTLDDSRWPGVGVEESRTTIILGEELPTKHVVLHNTLPHWREQLVDFYVSSPSVGVTDLAGNAIEAQVSPVWTWHHDTLSKTVNPQGSTTKYRIIFNARVPPMGLTTYVLSISDSKPAHTSYATNMILNSNPVTLNLGAYPHEVKFADHREFSLRVGKGPTLAFSEQGMLKSVQLKPESPHAPVHLKFLKYGTRTHGDKSGAYLFLPNGPALPLTAAGPTPIVLISEGKLESFASVGLPHVVHQTILRSDGSAPEIRNIVDIGLTDNTEIVMRLQTHIDSGDIFYTDLNGLQVIKRRRLEKLPLQANYYPVPSAIFIEDADLRLTMLTGQPLGGSSLAAGEIEIMQDRRLASDDQRGLGQGVLDNKPVLHTYRLVLEKIVGCARPSEAHPGSYLTRAAHKASQALLDPFDKFIYAENEWTGVQAQYGSDHMVANEDLDVVTVRRLSKYTSKTQRVGCVLHRTQLLQCGNELPADKFNACNLLPEAAAQSDVSCHRTTLTFLQQLEEFRQQKAAPLCPMDTAAYVISYSTDNDIES; from the exons ATGTTGCGTATACGACGACGCTTCGCGCTAATTATTTGCTGCggctgtttaattattttcctCAGCCTatacattatattaaattttgcagcGCCGGCTGCAAATTCTAAAAAG ccAACTTTTAGCGGATTTgagcaaaaattgcaacaactcAAAGATGGATTGCAAGAACGCGGACAGAAGGTGCGAAATATGCGCGAGGGCATAGCCAAGAGATTGGCAAAGGATAAAGCGCAGCTAAACAGAAATCAACTGATTGAGATTGACAATGGCGTATGCATGGATGTGCATCAGGTGCCAGAAGTGGACGTTCAAATGTTGCAGCTCTATGATCAAATGTCCTTTGCCGATGTGGATGGGGGTGTGTGGAAGCAAGGCTGGAACATTAAATACGATCCGCTACAGTACAATAATCATCACAGActgcatgtgtttgttgtgccGCACTCGCACAATGATCCTGGCTGGATACAAACCTTTGAGGACTATTATAATACTG AGACAAAGCATATATTATCAAATGCGTTGCGTCATCTTACCGAGAACCCAGATATGAAATTCATTTGGGCAGAAATCTCATATTTTGCGCGCTTCTATGAAGACTTGGGCGAGCACAAgaagcaacaaatgaaatt AATTGTCAAAAAAGGGCAACTGGAATTTGTTACTGGTGGCTGGGTTATGCCGGATGAGGCGAACTCTCATTGGCGCAACGTGTTGCTGCAGTTAACCGAAGGCCAAACCTGGCTAAAGCAGCATCTAAATGTAACTCCAATATCCTCCTGGTCCATTGATCCGTTTGGGCACAGTCCCAGCTTGCCGTACATACTACAGAAGAGCGGCTTCCAGAATCTCTTGATACAGCGCACGCATTATGCAGTAAAGAAGGAGCTAGCACTGCAGCGTCAGCTAGAATTTCACTGGCGACAGTTGTGGGATATACGCGGCAGTACTTCGCTGTTTACGCACATGATGCCCTTTTACTCATATGATATACCGCACACCTGTGGCCCGGATCCCAAGGTGTGCTGTCAATTTGATTTCAAACGTATGAACGGATACGGGCTGAACTGTCCCTGGCGTGTGCCGCCGCGTCCTATAGACGATAATAATGTGAATGCCATGTCTGAGTTGCTGGTGGATCAGTGGAAAAAGAAAGCTGAGCTATATCGCACGAATGTATTGCTAGTGCCGTTGGGCGATGATTTTCGTTATAAGCAAAACACCGAGTGGGACGTACAGCGTGTAAATTATGAGAAGCTATTCGAGCATATCAATGCACATTCAAAGTTCAATGTGGAGGCACAATTTGGCACTTTGCAGCAGTACTTTGATGCAGTTCATCGCGCAGCGGATATACAATTCCCAACTCTGAGTGGCGACTTTTTCACTTATGCAGATCGCGCCGATAACTACTGGAGTGGCTACTATACTTCACGTCCATATCATAAGCGCATGGATCGCGTGCTCATGCATTATGTGCGAGCTGCAGAAATGTTACACGCTTGGCCAACCTGGGATACAAGCTTCAGTCGTCGACTTGAGCAAGCACGCCAGGATTTGTCGCTCTTTCAGCATCACGATGGCATCACGGGCACCGCCAAAACGCATGTGGTGCAGGACTATGAGCGGCGCATGGTGGAGGCACTCAAAGCCTGCCAATTTGTCATGCAACAGGCTGTATATAAGCTACTCACTAAGCCCACACTCTACAGTCCGGACTATAACTTTCATTATTTCACATTGGACGACTCGCGTTGGCCTGGCGTTGGTGTGGAGGAGAGCCGCACCACCATCATACTCGGCGAGGAGCTGCCTACCAAGCATGTGGTGCTGCACAACACGTTGCCACATTGGCGTGAGCAGCTAGTGGACTTTTATGTCTCCAGTCCTTCTGTGGGCGTTACAGACCTGGCTGGCAATGCAATCGAGGCACAAGTGTCTCCTGTCTGGACCTGGCATCATGACACGCTCAGCAAAACTGTCAACCCACAAGGCTCCACCACAAAATATCGCATTATCTTTAATGCGCGTGTGCCACCCATGGGTCTGACCACTTATGTGCTCTCAATCTCTGACTCGAAGCCTGC ACACACCAGCTATGCTACAAATATGATACTTAACAGCAATCCAGTCACTCTGAACTTGGGTGCGTATCCACATGAAGTCAAGTTTGCTGATCACCGGGAGTTCTCGCTGCGTGTAGGCAAAGGACCAACGCTGGCATTCTCTGAGCAAGGCATGCTGAAGTCGGTGCAGCTGAAGCCAGAGAGTCCTCATGCGCCAGTGCATCTGAAGTTCCTCAAGTATGGCACTCGCACGCATGGCGATAAATCGGGCGCATATTTGTTTCTGCCCAATGGCCCTGCACTGCCCTTGACAGCAGCAGGTCCAACGCCTATTGTGCTTATAAGCGAGGGAAAGCTGGAGTCCTTCGCTAGCGTTGGCCTGCCCCATGTGGTGCATCAGACCATACTACGCAGCGATGGCAGTGCGCCCGAAATACGTAATATCGTTGACATAGGCTTGACTGATAATACGGAGATTGTTATGCGACTGCAGACCCATATAGACAGCGGTGACATTTTCTACACAGACCTCAATGGGTTGCAAGTGATTAAGCGACGACGTTTGGagaagctgccgctgcaggCCAACTATTATCCAGTGCCATCGGCTATATTTATTGAGGACGCCGACTTGCGCTTGACTATGCTCACTGGACAGCCTTTGGGTGGCTCCTCGCTGGCTGCGGgcgaaattgaaataatgcaAGATCGCCGTCTGGCTAGCGATGATCAACGTGGCCTTGGACAGGGCGTGCTGGACAACAAGCCAGTGCTGCATACCTATCGCTTGGTGCTGGAGAAGATTGTGGGCTGTGCGCGCCCATCGGAAGCGCATCCTGGCAGCTATTTGACTAGAGCTGCGCACAAAGCTTCGCAGGCGCTGCTGGATCCATTCGACAAGTTCATATACGCTGAAAATGAATGGACAGGTGTACAGGCGCAGTACGGTAGCGATCATATGGTGGCCAATGAAGACCTGGATGTAGTTACAGTGCGTCGTCTGTCCAAATATACGTCTAAGACACAAAGAGTTGGCTGCGTGCTGCATCGCACACAGCTTCTTCAGTGCGGCAATGAGTTGCCAGCGGATAAG TTTAATGCGTGCAACTTACTGCCTGAAGCTGCTGCCCAATCTGATGTGAGCTGTCATCGCACGACGCTTACATTCCTACAGCAACTGGAAGAGTTCAGACAGCAGAAGGCTGCGCCTTTGTGCCCCATGGACACAGCTGCCTATGTAATAAGCTACAGCACGGACAATGACATCGAGAGCTGA
- the LOC108601958 gene encoding two pore potassium channel protein sup-9 isoform X1, with product MQQMLKAFARLEEIDLFEFVVHCIMKRQNVRTLSLVVCTFTYLLIGAAVFDSLESATEAKRWEFLQAVKNNFVTKYNVSAEDYRMIEIVIIENKPHKAGPQWKFAGAFYFATVVLAMIGYGHSTPTTVAGKLFTMFYAMVGIPLGLVMFQSIGERLNKVASVIIRRAKRASGAKSTDATEMNLMLATGMLSSIIITTGAAVFSRYEGWSYFDSFYYCFVTLTTIGFGDYVALQNDQALTSKPGYVALSLVFILFGLAVVAASINLLVLRFMTMQAEDAKRDEEEAQHQAIINQALAFDDNGKLLEHYCITENDERASNCPCTCMDGTRCHNHQNDIFVDEVLFDYPVLFIDPVIFVDEEMLEPEDIVESPICIKRASV from the exons atgcaacaaatgcttaaGGCTTTCGCACGCTTGGAAGAAATTGACC TTTTCGAATTTGTTGTCCATTGCATCATGAAGCGGCAAAATGTTAGAACGTTGTCCTTGGTAGTATGCACATTTACCTATTTGCTCATCGGAGCGGCAGTCTTCGACTCGCTTGAATCAGCTACTGAAGCGAAGCGTTGGGAATTTTTGCAAg CGGTGAAGAACAATTTTGTAACAAAATACAATGTGAGTGCCGAAGACTACCGGATGATCGAAATAGTAATAATCGAGAACAAACCACACAAAGCTGGACCACAATGGAAATTCGCcggtgcattttattttgccacTGTTGTTCTGGCAATGATTG GCTATGGACACTCCACTCCCACCACTGTAGCCggaaaattgtttacaatgtTTTATGCGATG GTAGGAATTCCTCTTGGGCTGGTTATGTTCCAGTCGATTGGTGAGCGTTTGAACAAGGTGGCCTCAGTGATCATTCGACGTGCAAAGCGAGCTAGTGGTGCGAAGTCTACTGATGCCACCGAAATGAACCTGATGTTGGCCACGGGCATGCTATCatcaataattattacaacaggagcagcagtgTTCTCTCGCTATGAGGGCTGGAGCTATTTTGATAGCTTCTATTACTGCTTTGTGACGCTGACAACAATTGGCTTTGGAGACTATGTGGCGCTGCAGAATGACCAGGCGCTAACCAGCAAACCCGGATACGTAGCATTAAGCTTGGTATTTATACTCTTCGGATTGGCCGTTGTGGCCGCTAGCATTAATTTGTTGGTACTGCGTTTCATGACAAT GCAAGCTGAGGATGCTAAGCGTGATGAGGAGGAGGCACAGCATCAAGCAATTATTAACCAGGCTCTCGCCTTTGATGATAATGGCAAGCTATTGGAACACTACTGTATTACAGAAAATGATGAGAGAGCTTCCAATTGTCCTTGTACCTGTATGGATGGAACGCGCTGTCATAATCATCAGAATGATATTTTTGTTGATGAGGTTTTGTTTGATTATCcggttttatttattgatcctgttatttttgttgatgaGGAAATGCTAGAGCCAGAAGACATAGTAGAGAGCCCTATTTGCATAAAGCGTGCTTCCGTCTAA
- the LOC108601958 gene encoding two pore potassium channel protein sup-9 isoform X2: MKRQNVRTLSLVVCTFTYLLIGAAVFDSLESATEAKRWEFLQAVKNNFVTKYNVSAEDYRMIEIVIIENKPHKAGPQWKFAGAFYFATVVLAMIGYGHSTPTTVAGKLFTMFYAMVGIPLGLVMFQSIGERLNKVASVIIRRAKRASGAKSTDATEMNLMLATGMLSSIIITTGAAVFSRYEGWSYFDSFYYCFVTLTTIGFGDYVALQNDQALTSKPGYVALSLVFILFGLAVVAASINLLVLRFMTMQAEDAKRDEEEAQHQAIINQALAFDDNGKLLEHYCITENDERASNCPCTCMDGTRCHNHQNDIFVDEVLFDYPVLFIDPVIFVDEEMLEPEDIVESPICIKRASV, from the exons ATGAAGCGGCAAAATGTTAGAACGTTGTCCTTGGTAGTATGCACATTTACCTATTTGCTCATCGGAGCGGCAGTCTTCGACTCGCTTGAATCAGCTACTGAAGCGAAGCGTTGGGAATTTTTGCAAg CGGTGAAGAACAATTTTGTAACAAAATACAATGTGAGTGCCGAAGACTACCGGATGATCGAAATAGTAATAATCGAGAACAAACCACACAAAGCTGGACCACAATGGAAATTCGCcggtgcattttattttgccacTGTTGTTCTGGCAATGATTG GCTATGGACACTCCACTCCCACCACTGTAGCCggaaaattgtttacaatgtTTTATGCGATG GTAGGAATTCCTCTTGGGCTGGTTATGTTCCAGTCGATTGGTGAGCGTTTGAACAAGGTGGCCTCAGTGATCATTCGACGTGCAAAGCGAGCTAGTGGTGCGAAGTCTACTGATGCCACCGAAATGAACCTGATGTTGGCCACGGGCATGCTATCatcaataattattacaacaggagcagcagtgTTCTCTCGCTATGAGGGCTGGAGCTATTTTGATAGCTTCTATTACTGCTTTGTGACGCTGACAACAATTGGCTTTGGAGACTATGTGGCGCTGCAGAATGACCAGGCGCTAACCAGCAAACCCGGATACGTAGCATTAAGCTTGGTATTTATACTCTTCGGATTGGCCGTTGTGGCCGCTAGCATTAATTTGTTGGTACTGCGTTTCATGACAAT GCAAGCTGAGGATGCTAAGCGTGATGAGGAGGAGGCACAGCATCAAGCAATTATTAACCAGGCTCTCGCCTTTGATGATAATGGCAAGCTATTGGAACACTACTGTATTACAGAAAATGATGAGAGAGCTTCCAATTGTCCTTGTACCTGTATGGATGGAACGCGCTGTCATAATCATCAGAATGATATTTTTGTTGATGAGGTTTTGTTTGATTATCcggttttatttattgatcctgttatttttgttgatgaGGAAATGCTAGAGCCAGAAGACATAGTAGAGAGCCCTATTTGCATAAAGCGTGCTTCCGTCTAA
- the LOC108603705 gene encoding tubulin beta-2 chain, with the protein MREIVHIQAGQCGNQIGGKFWEVISDEHCIDATGTYYGDSDLQLERINVYYNEATGAKYVPRAILVDLEPGTMDSVRSGAFGQIFRPDNFVFGQSGAGNNWAKGHYTEGAELVDSVLDVVRKESEGCDCLQGFQLTHSLGGGTGSGMGTLLISKIREEYPDRIMNTFSVVPSPKVSDTVVEPYNATLSVHQLVENTDETYCIDNEALYDICFRTLKLTTPTYGDLNHLVSATMSGVTTCLRFPGQLNADLRKLAVNMVPFPRLHFFMPGFAPLTSRGSQQYRALTVPELTQQMFDAKNMMAACDPRHGRYLTVAAIFRGRMSMKEVDEQMLNIQNKNSSFFVEWIPNNCKTAVCDIPPRGLKMSATFIGNSTAIQELFKRVSEQFTAMFRRKAFLHWYTGEGMDEMEFTEAESNMNDLVSEYQQYQEATADEEGEFDEDEEGGGDE; encoded by the exons ATGCGTGAAATTGTGCACATTCAGGCTGGCCAGTGTGGCAACCAAATTGGAGGCAAATTCTGGGAAGTTATATCGGACGAGCACTGCATCGACGCCACGGGAACATATTATGGCGATAGTGATCTGCAGTTGGAGCGCATCAATGTCTATTATAATGAAGCCACCGGCGCCAAATATGTACCACGTGCTATTTTGGTCGATCTGGAGCCGGGCACCATGGACTCGGTGCGCTCTGGCGCTTTTGGCCAAATCTTTCGCCCCGATAACTTTGTTTTTGGCCAGTCTGGTGCTGGCAACAATTGGGCAAAGGGTCACTACACTGAAGGAGCCGAGCTTGTGGATTCTGTGCTAGACGTAGTACGCAAGGAATCGGAAGGCTGTGACTGCTTGCAG GGCTTCCAGCTGACCCACTCGCTGGGTGGTGGCACTGGCTCCGGAATGGGTACCTTGCTCATATCAAAGATTCGCGAGGAGTACCCGGATCGTATTATGAATACCTTCTCTGTGGTGCCCTCACCCAAAGTGTCAGATACTGTGGTCGAGCCGTACAATGCCACCCTAAGCGTCCATCAGCTAGTGGAGAACACCGATGAGACCTACTGCATTGACAACGAAGCCCTGTACGATATTTGCTTCCGCACACTAAAGCTCACAACCCCCACTTATGGTGATTTGAACCATTTGGTATCCGCCACCATGTCGGGTGTAACCACTTGTCTGCGCTTCCCTGGCCAGCTGAATGCAGATCTGCGCAAGCTGGCTGTCAACATGGTGCCCTTCCCACGTTTGCACTTCTTTATGCCAGGATTTGCACCACTCACCTCGCGTGGCTCGCAGCAATATCGCGCTCTGACAGTGCCCGAGCTCACACAGCAGATGTTCGATGCTAAGAACATGATGGCCGCCTGTGATCCAAGACACGGACGCTACCTCACTGTTGCAGCCATCTTCCGTGGTCGCATGTCCATGAAGGAGGTCGACGAACAAATGCTGAATATACaaaacaagaacagcagctTCTTTGTCGAATGGATTCCGAACAACTGCAAGACAGCCGTGTGCGATATCCCACCTCGTGGTCTAAAGATGTCGGCCACCTTTATTGGCAACTCTACGGCTATACAGGAACTGTTTAAGCGTGTGTCGGAGCAGTTCACGGCCATGTTCCGTCGCAAGGCTTTCTTGCATTGGTACACCGGCGAGGGCATGGACGAAATGGAGTTTACCGAAGCTGAGAGCAACATGAATGACTTGGTGTCTGAGTATCAGCAATACCAAGAAGCCACTGCCGATGAAGAAGGTGAATTCGACGAGGATGAAGAGGGCGGTGGCGATGAATAA
- the LOC108603704 gene encoding LMBR1 domain-containing protein 2 homolog, whose product MAYLLTFTIFAALFLASVFLYRYGNIPRQHILVTLSVLTAWCFSFLIVFTIPLDVTSTLYRQCVMEHQPIASTDSNVTTIVNLLAVPQECQEPWGMLPENVLRNLWRIIYWSSQFLTWLIMPLMQSYLKAGDFTIKGKLKSALIENAIYYGSYLFICGVLLIYIAAKGISLDWQKLKAIASSASNTWGLFLLVLLLGYALVEVPRSLWNNAKPGFTLQYAYFKAAKLSTDKAEAEEHVDDVLESLQCISRAVPNNHVLRPCVETILRKVPIELQERASRNFARSGGNGLGGTTSTIVPSEKALVRIHKQVIKSLQTLQRTEALWSVQVNVVLHLEDVARNIHSAEHRFKTEFPRQRSQFERIFYSATVQWYWECLLRSPFLKALCVLTATMSAMVVWSELTFFSSHPVLSIFANVINVAKHSYDFFTIELFSMIVLLYFFYCTYSTILRIRFLNLYYLAPHHQTNEHSLIFSGMLLCRLTPPMCLNFLGLIHMDSHIIQERIMETDYTQIMGHMDVIGIISNGFNIYFPMCMLAFCLATWFSLGSRALNALGFQQFLQHETIATELVQEGKDLIAREKRRRQRAEEAMSRRRDFTRGETLPSQDYLGKYRSTGGAGGNTAGFNGNRTPADGLLRDGDVGYDYAAVSSSSALGVPRSLSEEINDRFGVSAQMQVGFRVPNEQEEAENERRIVGAPPRGLFDDV is encoded by the exons ATGGCCTACTTGCTGACATTTACCATTTTCGCCGCTTTATTTCTGGCCAGCGTGTTTCTCTATCGCTATGGCAACATTCCACGTCAGCATATCCTTGTCACGCTGTCTGTGCTAACAGCCTGGTGTTTTTCATTTCTCATCGTATTCACCATACCGCTGGATGTGACATCG ACTCTCTATCGACAATGTGTTATGGAGCACCAACCAATTGCGTCTACTGACAGCAACGTAACcacaattgtaaatttattagcagTGCCGCAAGAGTGCCAAGAGCCTTGGGGCATGCTTCCGGAGAATGTGCTACGCAATTTGTGGCGTATAATCTACTGGAGCTCGCAGTTTCTAACCTGGTTGATTATGCCTCTGATGCAGTCGTATCTAAAGGCAGGAGACTTCACCATCAAAGGCAAATTGAAGTCGGCACTTATTGAGAATGCAATTTACTATGGCTCCTATCTGTTTATCTGTGGCGTGCTGCTCATCTATATAGCCGCCAAGGGCATATCATTAGACTGGCAGAAACTAAAGGCAATCGCCTCGTCGGCCTCTAATACTTGGGGCTTATTTctgctagtgctgctgctgggataTGCGCTTGTGGAGGTGCCACGTTCGTTGTGGAACAATGCTAAGCCGGGATTTACGTTGCAATATGCTTACTTTAAGGCGGCCAAGCTGAGCACGGAtaaggcagaggcagaggagCATGTGGACGACGTGCTAGAGTCGCTGCAGTGCATCAGTCGAGCTGTTCCCAATAATCACGTGCTGCGTCCCTGCGTGGAGACTATTCTTCGCAAAGTGCCTATAGAGCTGCAAGAGCGCGCTAGTCGCAATTTTGCACGAAGCGGCGGCAATGGACTGGGTGGCACTACTTCAACCATTGTGCCCTCGGAGAAAGCGCTGGTGCGCATACACAAGCAAGTGATCAAATCACTGCAAACTCTGCAGCGCACCGAGGCGCTCTGGAGCGTACAGGTGAACGTAGTGCTGCATTTGGAGGATGTGGCACGCAATATACACTCAGCTGAGCATCGCTTTAAAACGGAGTTTCCACGTCAACGTTCGCAGTTCGAGAGAATCTTTTACAGCGCTACCGTGCAATGGTATTGGGAGTGCCTGCTGAGGTCGCCTTTTCTTAAAGCTCTCTGCGTACTCACTGCCACCATGTCGGCAATGGTGGTTTGGAGTGAGCTTACCTTCTTCAGCAGTCATCCAGTGCTCTCCATTTTTGCTAATGTCATCAATGTGGCCAAGCACAGCTACGACTTTTTCACCATTGAGTTGTTCTCAATGATTGTGTTGCTGTATTTCTTTTACTGCACGTATTCCacaatattacgcatacgctttTTAAATCTCTACTATTTGGCGCCCCATCATCAAACCAATGAACACAGCTTGATCTTTAGTGGCATGCTGCTTTGCCGTCTCACACCGCCCATGTGTCTCAACTTTCTGGGTCTTATACATATGGATTCTCACATAATACAGGAG cGCATTATGGAAACGGattacacacaaattatggGTCACATGGATGTCATTGGTATTATCTCGAACGGCTTCAATATCTACTTCCCCATGTGCATGCTGGCCTTTTGTTTAGCTACCTGGTTCAGTCTGGGCAGCCGAGCACTAAATGCCTTGGGCTTTCAGCAATTTTTGCAGCATGAAACGATTGCCACAGAGTTGGTGCAAGAAGGCAAGGACTTAATAGCGCGTGAGAAGCGACGACGCCAGCGTGCTGAGGAGGCTATGAGTAGACGTCGTGACTTCACACGCGGCGAAACGCTTCCAAGCCAAGATTATTTGGGTAAATACCGTAGCACAGGCGGTGCTGGCGGCAACACAGCTGGTTTCAATGGCAATCGCACACCGGCTGATGGATTGCTTCGGGACGGCGATGTGGGCTATGATTATGCAGCAGTTTCCTCATCATCAGCACTGGGTGTACCACGTTCTTTGTCGGAGGAGATAAACGATCGGTTTGGCGTCAGTGCTCAAATGCAAGTTGGCTTCCGGGTGCCCAACGAGCAAGAGGAGGCAGAAAACGAGAGACGTATAGTGGGAGCACCGCCAAGAGGACTCTTCGATGATGTCTAG
- the LOC108603706 gene encoding uncharacterized protein LOC108603706, with protein sequence MSEREQLRNINEKIDLIEPSTGKLFFEHKTELVFIKPRLMPLKSQALESLEEMHRETARQLQQKRTKRNNPKNAADTQQDAA encoded by the coding sequence ATGTCGGAGCGTGAACAACTGAGAAACATAAATGAGAAAATCGATTTGATTGAGCCCAGCACGGGAAAATTGTTTTTCGAACACAAAACGGAGCTTGTGTTTATCAAACCTCGCTTGATGCCACTAAAGTCACAGGCGCTAGAGAGTCTGGAGGAGATGCACCGGGAAACCGCGcgacaattgcaacaaaaacgcACAAAACGCAACAATCCAAAGAACGCAGCAGACACACAGCAGGACGCCGCCTAG